One window of the Mixophyes fleayi isolate aMixFle1 chromosome 6, aMixFle1.hap1, whole genome shotgun sequence genome contains the following:
- the PDCD4 gene encoding programmed cell death protein 4 isoform X1 gives MEVEIPSELNANLLDADNHNDSLFYGDEEHSGAEQIRNEVNGNWPASAINDARVDAKAKRCLRKNSSRDSGRGDSVGDNGENARGVLPTSPKTKLMDRKSRTGKGRGLPKKGGAGGKGVWGTPGQVYDVEEVDVKDPNYDEDQESCVYETTVLPLDDKAFEKSVTPIVQEYFEHGDTNEVAEMLKDLNLGEMKCGLPMLAVSLALEGKASHREMTSKLLHDLCGTLLSTQDVSKSFDKLLQELPELVLDTPRAPQLLGQFIARAVGDGILNRNYIESYKGTVDCEHERDALNRAAVLLSMTRVGRKIDSVWGTGGGQQPVKKLVKEIDMLLKEYVLSGDVSEAERCLQELEVPHFHHELVYEAILMVLEASGDTTYKMMLSLLEALWKSAVITLDQMKRGYDRIYHEIPDINLDVPHAYSVLERFVEDCFKNGVISKQIRDLCPSRGRKRFVSEGDGGRLKFESY, from the exons ATGCCGATAATCATAATGACTCCCTGTTCTATGGGGATGAAGAGCACAGTGGAGCAGAGCAAATTAGGAATGAAGTGAATGGAAACTGGCCTGCCTCTGCAATTAATGATGCTAGAGTTGATGCCAAAGCCAAACGATGCTTGCGCAAAAACTCCTCGCGGGACTCGGGAAGAGGAGACTCCGTCGGTGATAATGGGGAAAACGCTCGAGGGGTTCTGCCCACTAGTCCAAAGACAAAGCTTATGGACCGTAAATCCAGAACTGGGAAAGGAAGGGGGCTGCCAAAAAAAG GTGGAGCTGGTGGTAAGGGAGTGTGGGGAACTCCTGGTCAAGTTTACGATGTAGAAGAAGTTGATGTCAAAGATCCAAATTATGATGAGGATCAA GAGAGCTGTGTTTACGAGACGACTGTCCTTCCTCTGGATGACAAGGCGTTTGAAAAGTCGGTCACACCAATTGTGCAGGAGTATTTTGAGCATGGGGACACCAATGAAGTTGCA GAAATGTTGAAGGATTTAAATCTTGGGGAGATGAAGTGTGGTCTTCCGATGCTGGCCGTATCCCTTGCCCTAGAAGGAAAAGCCAGCCACCGGGAGATGACTTCCAAGCTCCTCCATGATCTGTGTGGGACTCTTCTGAGCACACAAGATGTGTCAAAGTCTTTTGACAAACTGCTGCAGGAGCTGCCTGAACTCGTCCTGGACACACCTAGAGcaccacag TTGTTGGGTCAGTTTATCGCTAGAGCAGTTGGAGATGGGATCCTGAACAGGAATTACATAGAGAGCTATAAAGGCACAGTGGATTGTGAACATGAACG AGACGCTTTGAATCGGGCAGCAGTCCTTCTGAGCATGACCAGGGTTGGACGAAAAATTGACAGTGTGTGGGGTACAGGTGGCGGCCAGCAGCCTGTCAAAAAACTGGTGAAAGAG ATCGATATGCTGCTAAAAGAGTACGTACTCTCTGGGGATGTGTCCGAAGCAGAGCGCTGTCTGCAGGAGCTGGAAGTTCCTCACTTTCACCATGAACTTGTATATGAA GCAATACTGATGGTTTTGGAAGCGAGTGGAGACACCACTTATAAGATGATGCTGAGCTTGTTGGAAGCTCTTTGGAAGTCGGCGGTTATCACTTTGGATCAAATGAAAAGG GGCTATGATAGAATTTACCATGAGATTCCAGACATTAATTTGGATGTACCACATGCATATTCTGTTCTGGAGCGCTTCGTGGAAGACTGCTTCAAAAATGGGGTCATTTCCAAACAAATCCGGGACCTGTGTCCTTCAAG AGGACGAAAGCGCTTTGTGAGCGAGGGGGACGGAGGACGTCTGAAGTTTGAGAGCTACTAA
- the PDCD4 gene encoding programmed cell death protein 4 isoform X2 — protein MEVEIPSELNANLLDADNHNDSLFYGDEEHSGAEQIRNEVNGNWPASAINDARVDAKAKRCLRKNSSRDSGRGDSVGDNGENARGVLPTSPKTKLMDRKSRTGKGRGLPKKGGAGGKGVWGTPGQVYDVEEVDVKDPNYDEDQESCVYETTVLPLDDKAFEKSVTPIVQEYFEHGDTNEVAEMLKDLNLGEMKCGLPMLAVSLALEGKASHREMTSKLLHDLCGTLLSTQDVSKSFDKLLQELPELVLDTPRAPQLLGQFIARAVGDGILNRNYIESYKGTVDCEHERDALNRAAVLLSMTRVGRKIDSVWGTGGGQQPVKKLVKEIDMLLKEYVLSGDVSEAERCLQELEVPHFHHELVYEAILMVLEASGDTTYKMMLSLLEALWKSAVITLDQMKRGYDRIYHEIPDINLDVPHAYSVLERFVEDCFKNGVISKQIRDLCPSRLPIEESKPTFSLNV, from the exons ATGCCGATAATCATAATGACTCCCTGTTCTATGGGGATGAAGAGCACAGTGGAGCAGAGCAAATTAGGAATGAAGTGAATGGAAACTGGCCTGCCTCTGCAATTAATGATGCTAGAGTTGATGCCAAAGCCAAACGATGCTTGCGCAAAAACTCCTCGCGGGACTCGGGAAGAGGAGACTCCGTCGGTGATAATGGGGAAAACGCTCGAGGGGTTCTGCCCACTAGTCCAAAGACAAAGCTTATGGACCGTAAATCCAGAACTGGGAAAGGAAGGGGGCTGCCAAAAAAAG GTGGAGCTGGTGGTAAGGGAGTGTGGGGAACTCCTGGTCAAGTTTACGATGTAGAAGAAGTTGATGTCAAAGATCCAAATTATGATGAGGATCAA GAGAGCTGTGTTTACGAGACGACTGTCCTTCCTCTGGATGACAAGGCGTTTGAAAAGTCGGTCACACCAATTGTGCAGGAGTATTTTGAGCATGGGGACACCAATGAAGTTGCA GAAATGTTGAAGGATTTAAATCTTGGGGAGATGAAGTGTGGTCTTCCGATGCTGGCCGTATCCCTTGCCCTAGAAGGAAAAGCCAGCCACCGGGAGATGACTTCCAAGCTCCTCCATGATCTGTGTGGGACTCTTCTGAGCACACAAGATGTGTCAAAGTCTTTTGACAAACTGCTGCAGGAGCTGCCTGAACTCGTCCTGGACACACCTAGAGcaccacag TTGTTGGGTCAGTTTATCGCTAGAGCAGTTGGAGATGGGATCCTGAACAGGAATTACATAGAGAGCTATAAAGGCACAGTGGATTGTGAACATGAACG AGACGCTTTGAATCGGGCAGCAGTCCTTCTGAGCATGACCAGGGTTGGACGAAAAATTGACAGTGTGTGGGGTACAGGTGGCGGCCAGCAGCCTGTCAAAAAACTGGTGAAAGAG ATCGATATGCTGCTAAAAGAGTACGTACTCTCTGGGGATGTGTCCGAAGCAGAGCGCTGTCTGCAGGAGCTGGAAGTTCCTCACTTTCACCATGAACTTGTATATGAA GCAATACTGATGGTTTTGGAAGCGAGTGGAGACACCACTTATAAGATGATGCTGAGCTTGTTGGAAGCTCTTTGGAAGTCGGCGGTTATCACTTTGGATCAAATGAAAAGG GGCTATGATAGAATTTACCATGAGATTCCAGACATTAATTTGGATGTACCACATGCATATTCTGTTCTGGAGCGCTTCGTGGAAGACTGCTTCAAAAATGGGGTCATTTCCAAACAAATCCGGGACCTGTGTCCTTCAAG GTTGCCTATTGAAGAAAGCAAGCCTACATTTTCCTTAAATGTGTAG